A genomic segment from Gemmatimonas aurantiaca encodes:
- a CDS encoding pyridoxal-phosphate dependent enzyme, producing the protein MATTLSVASSSSSEEHVRHRRPYDNVLETIGWTPLIHLARVARGIRTPLLGKADFFNPGGSVKDRIGLPMIEAHEAAGTLKPGGTIVEATSGNTGVGLAIAAALKGYRCIFTMPDKMSQEKVRLLKAFGAEVIITPTAVPPDHPQNYVQMAKRIVKETPGAILAGQFENPANPAAHVATTGPEIWEQTQGRITHFVASAGTGGTISGVGRYLKSRNPNIKIIAADPMGSVLAEMWRSKGEGHPTGAPYKVEGVGQDCVPATLDMDVIDEFISVSDKDAFSMARRLTREEGIFVGGSAGLIAHAALTVARRLDDPDAMVVTFLCDTGERYLSKVYNDEWMRENQLLDAPQTSIAAVLGNKDTSAPAIVSVAPGTTVRQAIRLMALHNVSQVPVMDGTVCVGSAAESQLTSQSLADPKVLDQTVSDVMDQPFPIVEADQPVESVAKLLSKSNRAVLMRKDGVIQGIVTRFDVLEYLMHR; encoded by the coding sequence ATGGCCACCACGCTTTCCGTTGCGTCCTCCTCGTCTTCCGAAGAACACGTGCGGCATCGTCGCCCCTACGACAACGTGCTGGAGACCATCGGTTGGACGCCGCTCATCCATCTGGCGCGGGTCGCCAGGGGTATCCGGACGCCCCTGCTCGGCAAGGCCGACTTCTTCAACCCCGGCGGGAGCGTAAAGGATCGTATCGGGCTGCCCATGATCGAAGCGCATGAGGCCGCCGGTACGCTCAAGCCCGGTGGGACGATCGTCGAGGCCACCAGCGGCAACACCGGGGTCGGGCTCGCCATCGCGGCCGCACTCAAGGGTTATCGCTGCATCTTCACGATGCCGGACAAGATGTCGCAGGAAAAAGTGCGGCTGCTGAAAGCGTTCGGTGCCGAAGTGATCATCACGCCCACCGCCGTGCCGCCGGATCATCCGCAGAACTACGTGCAGATGGCCAAGCGCATCGTGAAGGAAACACCGGGCGCCATCCTCGCCGGTCAGTTCGAGAATCCGGCCAATCCGGCGGCGCATGTGGCCACGACGGGCCCCGAGATCTGGGAGCAGACGCAGGGACGCATCACGCATTTCGTGGCGTCGGCGGGCACGGGCGGCACGATCAGCGGGGTGGGGCGCTATCTCAAGAGCCGGAATCCGAACATCAAGATCATCGCCGCCGATCCCATGGGATCGGTGCTGGCCGAGATGTGGCGAAGCAAGGGCGAAGGCCATCCGACCGGTGCGCCGTACAAGGTGGAAGGGGTGGGACAGGACTGCGTGCCCGCCACGCTCGACATGGATGTGATCGACGAATTCATCTCGGTGAGCGACAAGGACGCGTTCAGCATGGCGCGCCGTCTCACACGGGAGGAAGGCATCTTCGTGGGCGGCTCGGCGGGCCTCATTGCCCATGCCGCGCTCACGGTCGCGCGTCGTCTGGATGATCCCGATGCGATGGTGGTGACGTTCCTCTGCGACACGGGCGAGCGCTATCTCAGCAAGGTCTACAACGACGAGTGGATGCGCGAGAACCAGTTGCTCGACGCGCCGCAGACATCGATTGCGGCGGTGCTGGGCAACAAGGACACGAGCGCGCCGGCCATCGTGAGCGTGGCCCCGGGTACGACGGTGCGTCAGGCCATCCGCCTCATGGCCCTGCACAATGTGTCGCAGGTGCCGGTCATGGACGGGACGGTGTGTGTGGGCAGCGCGGCCGAATCGCAGCTCACGTCGCAGTCACTGGCCGACCCCAAGGTGCTCGACCAGACCGTGAGCGACGTGATGGATCAGCCGTTCCCGATCGTCGAAGCCGATCAGCCGGTGGAAAGTGTGGCCAAGCTGCTGTCGAAATCGAACCGTGCGGTACTCATGCGCAAGGATGGGGTGATTCAGGGGATCGTCACCCGGTTCGACGTGCTGGAGTATCTGATGCATCGGTAG
- the mug gene encoding G/U mismatch-specific DNA glycosylase encodes MNGGHHKPTRVELAAAVDKTVPDLIAPDLRVLFCGINPGLYTAAVGHHFARPGNRFWPALHGAGFTPRLFSPWDERELLPLGYGITNMVPRTTAAAAELSPEEYVAGGARLRRLVKKYRPRVVAFMGIGAYRSAFGRPKAALGLQPDTLGSTALWALPSPSGLNANHQLGDLIVLLRELRLWVESSPSSTSSASSSASSA; translated from the coding sequence GTGAACGGGGGGCACCACAAACCCACCAGAGTCGAGCTTGCGGCTGCCGTCGACAAAACCGTTCCGGACCTCATCGCGCCCGATCTCCGGGTGTTGTTCTGCGGGATCAATCCCGGGCTGTATACCGCGGCCGTGGGTCATCATTTCGCGCGGCCCGGCAACCGGTTCTGGCCGGCACTGCATGGCGCGGGTTTCACACCGCGGTTGTTTTCCCCCTGGGACGAGCGCGAGCTCCTGCCGCTGGGGTACGGCATCACCAACATGGTTCCGCGCACCACGGCGGCGGCGGCGGAGCTCTCGCCCGAGGAGTATGTGGCGGGTGGTGCCCGGTTGCGTCGGCTCGTGAAAAAATACCGACCGCGTGTGGTGGCGTTCATGGGTATCGGCGCCTATCGCAGTGCGTTCGGTCGCCCGAAGGCCGCGCTCGGGTTGCAGCCGGACACCCTCGGATCGACGGCCCTCTGGGCGCTTCCCAGTCCGAGCGGGCTCAATGCCAATCATCAGCTGGGCGATCTGATCGTCCTGTTGCGCGAACTCCGCCTGTGGGTGGAATCTTCCCCGTCTTCCACATCGTCAGCATCTTCGTCAGCATCTTCAGCCTGA
- a CDS encoding Ig-like domain-containing protein: protein MRIRQFLRTSSTLIPLFLAACGSGNGDAGPGPVPTVIRAETGNQQTGVAGVALTTALSVVVTDKDNKPVTNRRVEWNVGAGSGSVSPASSPTNSSGVATTMWTLGTTAGTARVTAQVTGLNPVTFTATVLPGAAASVVALPDAAFLEVGDTLRVRAGVRDQHANELTNQAIEFSSLEPSIASVSNVGLVAARATGSARIVATSAGRADTVPVVVGPAGSAGCGSVTPRVLGVGEVFIPSAGTSNVTACLSAQGLTNTEYALTLISTTTNFGVATTIDVVGIGTNTPVFAALTAPDDTPTGLARGDLGNLGSSATATIDANAAFEEQRRLIERRELTPLAADARDWQAQVTGSLLRSQVAGVAVGDAIKLNANASLACSAPDTRSGRVAAVGNRVMVVTDNENPAGGYTDAEFAGIAATFDTLVFPMDTSAFGAPSNISRYGKIILFYTRAVNALTPSSAGYTIGGFFFARDLYPKTARNGLQVCAASNENEMFYLLVPDPSGTINGNRRSKDEVTTLNLSTIAHELQHLINASRRLYVNTGAALNEETWLDEGLSHVAEEMLYFRIGGFSSRQNLTITDVGANTARSDQFRNYASQNFSRFYNFLIAPEVNSPYAPNDSLPTRGAIWNFLRYAAGRRGADGEAAFFHALVNSTTTGVNNLQSVLAGPVFGDYLRDWTVSLIADDYTAATTTALGATYTNPAWNFRSIFPGLRFGGGSALGVYPIGARALRNNTPQRVALAGGTSSYLRFSIPGNGRALITISRNGAAPPSTLRYALVRLR, encoded by the coding sequence ATGCGCATTCGCCAGTTCCTCCGCACCTCGTCCACGCTGATACCGCTGTTCCTCGCCGCGTGCGGATCGGGCAACGGGGACGCCGGCCCCGGTCCCGTGCCGACTGTCATTCGTGCCGAAACGGGAAATCAGCAGACCGGCGTGGCCGGCGTCGCATTGACCACGGCGTTGTCCGTCGTGGTGACCGACAAGGACAACAAGCCGGTGACGAACCGGCGCGTGGAGTGGAACGTGGGTGCGGGGTCTGGCTCGGTGTCGCCGGCATCCTCTCCGACCAACAGCAGCGGGGTGGCCACCACCATGTGGACGCTGGGGACCACCGCAGGCACGGCGCGGGTGACGGCGCAGGTGACGGGACTCAATCCGGTCACCTTCACCGCCACGGTGCTGCCTGGCGCGGCAGCCAGCGTCGTCGCCCTCCCCGATGCCGCCTTTCTCGAAGTGGGCGACACGCTCCGTGTGCGTGCCGGCGTGCGGGATCAGCATGCCAACGAACTGACCAATCAGGCCATCGAATTCTCGTCGCTCGAGCCGTCCATTGCCTCGGTGAGCAATGTGGGACTCGTCGCCGCCCGGGCCACCGGATCGGCGCGTATCGTGGCCACGAGTGCCGGACGCGCCGATACCGTACCCGTGGTCGTGGGGCCGGCCGGCTCGGCTGGGTGTGGTTCCGTGACACCCCGCGTGCTCGGTGTGGGTGAGGTGTTCATTCCGTCGGCCGGTACCTCGAACGTCACGGCCTGCCTCTCGGCGCAGGGTCTCACGAACACCGAATACGCACTCACGCTCATTTCCACGACGACGAATTTTGGTGTGGCCACCACCATCGACGTGGTGGGCATCGGCACCAACACACCGGTATTCGCCGCACTGACGGCGCCTGACGACACACCGACAGGCCTCGCGCGCGGCGATCTCGGCAACCTCGGCAGCAGCGCCACCGCGACCATCGATGCCAATGCGGCATTCGAAGAGCAGCGTCGCCTGATCGAGCGACGGGAACTCACACCGCTGGCGGCCGACGCGCGCGACTGGCAGGCCCAGGTGACCGGCAGTCTGCTGCGTTCGCAGGTGGCAGGTGTTGCCGTGGGTGACGCCATCAAACTCAATGCCAACGCCAGTCTCGCCTGCAGTGCCCCCGATACGCGCAGCGGGCGGGTGGCCGCGGTGGGCAATCGGGTGATGGTCGTGACCGACAACGAGAACCCCGCCGGGGGTTACACCGACGCGGAGTTCGCCGGCATCGCGGCCACATTCGATACGCTCGTGTTTCCCATGGACACCTCGGCGTTCGGTGCGCCCAGCAACATCAGCCGGTACGGCAAGATCATCCTCTTCTACACCCGCGCGGTGAACGCCCTCACCCCCTCGAGTGCGGGGTACACCATCGGCGGATTTTTCTTCGCGCGCGATCTCTATCCCAAAACGGCCCGCAACGGCCTGCAGGTCTGCGCGGCGTCGAATGAAAACGAGATGTTCTATCTGCTCGTGCCCGATCCCAGCGGCACGATCAACGGCAACCGGCGCTCGAAGGACGAGGTCACCACGCTCAACCTCTCCACCATCGCGCACGAGCTGCAGCACCTCATCAATGCATCGCGCCGGCTCTACGTGAACACCGGCGCGGCCCTGAACGAGGAGACATGGCTCGACGAGGGACTGTCGCATGTCGCCGAGGAGATGCTGTACTTCCGCATCGGCGGTTTCTCATCGCGTCAGAATCTCACGATCACGGATGTGGGTGCCAACACGGCGCGTTCCGATCAGTTCCGCAACTACGCTTCACAGAACTTCTCGCGCTTCTACAACTTTCTCATCGCGCCCGAAGTCAACTCGCCCTATGCCCCCAACGATTCGCTGCCCACCCGCGGGGCGATCTGGAATTTCCTGCGTTATGCCGCCGGCCGTCGGGGCGCGGATGGTGAAGCGGCGTTCTTCCACGCACTGGTGAACTCCACGACCACCGGCGTGAACAATCTGCAGTCGGTGCTCGCCGGTCCGGTCTTCGGCGACTATCTGCGGGACTGGACCGTGTCATTGATCGCCGACGACTACACGGCCGCGACAACCACCGCCTTGGGTGCGACGTACACGAACCCGGCGTGGAATTTCCGCAGCATCTTTCCGGGGCTGCGATTCGGCGGCGGATCGGCGCTGGGCGTGTATCCCATCGGCGCGCGCGCGCTGCGCAACAACACGCCGCAGCGTGTGGCGCTGGCCGGTGGCACCAGCAGCTATCTGCGGTTCAGCATCCCGGGCAACGGCCGGGCACTCATCACGATCTCCCGCAACGGCGCCGCCCCACCGTCCACGTTGCGGTACGCGCTGGTCCGGTTGCGGTAG
- the holA gene encoding DNA polymerase III subunit delta produces MPPKAAAPSKEVSPLRTVQAAVQSHQFDPVYYLHGDDDYLKDGAIRDLLNAAIDPGTRDFNCEIRRAADLDAETLGSLLNTPPMLAERRAVVLRDVTALKKAPRTQLDRYLARPASDTLLLLVSPAGTKVDAALVGASTSLAFNPLTPERVRRWIAHHAGTALNVDIAEDAADLLQQAVGNDLHLLAAELDKCASYVLGLRGAHEQHSGEDTTGGDARAMIDADAVSAVVGVRRGETVADLLDAVARQDTATAITLVGHVLGQPKVTAVQIVILLSTQAFALAFGRARRDAGVPTNRLPQEFFAFLKETGGYPGRPWGEAASAWTKVTDRWTRESCEHALTLLLEADMALKETTVSNAEQILMSLILALCATRTSRRSAA; encoded by the coding sequence ATGCCACCGAAAGCCGCCGCCCCCAGCAAGGAAGTGTCACCCCTGCGCACGGTGCAGGCGGCGGTGCAGTCGCATCAGTTCGATCCCGTGTACTATCTGCACGGCGACGATGATTACCTGAAGGACGGCGCGATCCGGGATCTGCTGAACGCCGCCATCGATCCCGGCACGCGTGATTTCAATTGCGAGATCCGCCGGGCGGCCGATCTCGATGCGGAAACGTTGGGCAGTCTGCTCAACACCCCGCCCATGCTCGCCGAACGCCGTGCCGTGGTGCTGCGGGATGTCACCGCGCTCAAGAAGGCGCCGCGCACGCAGCTCGATCGGTATCTCGCACGACCGGCCTCCGACACCCTGCTGCTGCTCGTGAGCCCCGCCGGCACCAAGGTCGATGCCGCACTCGTGGGTGCGTCCACCTCGCTGGCCTTCAACCCCCTCACACCCGAACGGGTGCGGCGGTGGATCGCGCATCATGCCGGGACCGCACTGAACGTGGACATCGCGGAGGATGCCGCCGATCTGCTGCAGCAGGCGGTCGGCAACGATCTGCATCTTCTGGCCGCGGAACTCGACAAATGCGCCAGCTATGTGCTGGGCTTGCGCGGTGCTCACGAACAGCACAGCGGTGAGGACACGACCGGCGGTGACGCGCGTGCGATGATCGATGCGGACGCCGTATCCGCGGTGGTCGGCGTCCGGCGCGGAGAAACCGTCGCCGATCTGCTCGACGCGGTCGCCCGTCAGGACACGGCCACGGCGATCACGCTGGTGGGTCATGTGCTCGGCCAGCCCAAAGTGACGGCCGTGCAGATCGTGATTCTGTTGAGCACCCAGGCCTTTGCGCTCGCGTTCGGGCGAGCGCGGCGCGACGCCGGCGTGCCCACCAATCGACTGCCGCAGGAGTTCTTCGCCTTTCTCAAGGAAACGGGCGGATATCCCGGACGCCCATGGGGCGAGGCGGCGTCGGCATGGACGAAGGTGACGGATCGATGGACCCGCGAGAGCTGCGAACATGCGCTCACGCTGTTGCTGGAGGCGGACATGGCCCTCAAGGAAACCACGGTATCCAATGCGGAGCAGATTCTGATGTCGCTCATTCTCGCCTTGTGCGCGACCCGGACATCCAGGCGGAGTGCGGCATGA
- a CDS encoding SPOR domain-containing protein, with product MTITRMIPIIPRMIVTSTTRTMKKQAALVVGVSCLAASMLSAQTTSLGTGSAGSNAVSPALSQEVARARGLIERGDGAEARTVLDSLVSAAPLASLDLAEALYWRAVLAERISDAERDWKRLVIEAPLSPRTPDALLRLGELDMLRGHPADARPYFERVVREFPDSTRIARGTIWLVRSYFDERDLPRGCQTLSTLPPTQVPEGELRLQADELRRRCTSVVTSAGTGGSAANMPVPPAATSAAANTATNAAPPAVPPAAPAESTANKAPAKAAAKESGRFSVQLAAFGTRKEADASVAGLKRRGIDARVDGTSKPFRVRVGRYETRAEATAALARLKKAGQTGFVAEITP from the coding sequence ATGACGATCACCAGGATGATTCCGATCATTCCTCGGATGATCGTCACGTCGACGACGCGGACGATGAAGAAACAGGCGGCTCTGGTGGTCGGGGTGTCGTGCCTGGCGGCCTCGATGCTTTCGGCGCAGACCACGTCGCTCGGCACAGGTTCTGCCGGCAGCAACGCCGTGTCGCCCGCGCTTTCGCAGGAAGTGGCACGCGCACGGGGACTCATCGAGCGCGGCGATGGAGCCGAAGCGCGCACGGTGCTGGATTCGCTGGTGTCGGCCGCCCCACTGGCCAGCCTCGATCTGGCGGAGGCGTTGTACTGGCGCGCGGTGCTCGCCGAACGGATCTCCGACGCGGAACGCGACTGGAAACGCCTGGTGATCGAAGCGCCGCTCTCGCCGCGTACGCCGGATGCGTTGTTGCGGCTGGGAGAGCTGGACATGTTGCGTGGTCATCCGGCCGACGCGCGTCCATACTTCGAACGTGTGGTACGGGAATTTCCCGACAGCACGCGCATCGCGCGTGGCACGATATGGCTGGTGCGCAGCTACTTCGACGAGCGTGATCTGCCGCGTGGATGCCAGACGTTGAGCACCTTGCCCCCCACGCAGGTGCCCGAAGGCGAATTGCGGTTGCAGGCGGACGAACTCCGCCGCCGCTGCACCTCGGTGGTCACGAGTGCGGGCACGGGAGGGAGCGCGGCGAACATGCCGGTGCCTCCAGCGGCCACGAGTGCGGCCGCCAATACCGCCACGAACGCGGCGCCTCCGGCAGTGCCTCCCGCCGCACCGGCGGAGTCCACGGCGAACAAAGCACCGGCCAAGGCGGCCGCGAAGGAGAGCGGACGTTTCAGCGTGCAGCTCGCCGCGTTTGGCACGCGCAAGGAGGCTGACGCATCGGTGGCGGGGCTCAAGCGCCGGGGCATCGATGCCCGTGTGGACGGGACCAGCAAGCCATTCCGCGTGCGCGTGGGCCGCTATGAAACGCGCGCCGAGGCAACGGCGGCACTGGCAAGACTCAAGAAGGCGGGACAGACGGGCTTCGTGGCGGAGATCACCCCGTGA
- the mutS gene encoding DNA mismatch repair protein MutS: protein MSGSASSATPLMQQYREIKARHQNAILFFRMGDFYEMFYEDAEIASRAIGLTLTSRNNGGAAEVPLAGIPVKAAAEYLRRLVSQGHRVAICEQVEDPKLAKGIVKREVIETITPGAVFADDLLDGARANYVCALAMVRDVSRDASRDAVPVGIAAADLSTGELRLFGATVSDASAVLARLAPRELLLVKNSAHAELTAALQVAEQALVSMREGWEFDAQLAADELARQFQVQSLEGFGLGADDAAAVGAAGALLRYLRELQPGGLPHLARPTFERTGGVMPLDEMTRRNLELVESLRGDQGRDANGTLLSVLDRTTTPMGHRLLRQWLLAPLLEQTAITSRLDAVTALVRDPVGRAALRDALDGVRDVERLASKAAAGRATPRELRALGDSLARLPLVAKAVREVLAHPNQDGARDGVADGVADGAAGGVLRAMLNEWDDGTDCASRLVTMLVARPPLAIGEEDTIAPGVDAELDELRALRDGGRDAIATIQQQERARTGIASLKVGYNKVFGYFLEISNANRHLVPDDYQRRQTLTGAERYVTPALKEYEEKVLNAAERIEARERELFEGLRRAAGADITRWQQVARRVATIDVLASFADVAEREQYVRPVLHDGFQLDIHAGRHPVVERMMPREKFIPNDLHFTDDAQLIVLTGPNMAGKSTILRQIGLIQLMAQVGMYVPAREAYLPIVDRLFTRVGASDNLVRGQSTFMVEMSETSAILHTATKRSLVLLDEIGRGTSTYDGVSIAWSVSEHLHDAIGCKTVFATHYHELTQLANELSGVRNFTVAVREVGDQVLFLHRLIPGGADRSYGIEVGRLAGLPAPVITRAKEVLALLEGEGEQMAARLTADGMQAPSSTKRRGPRLKHQMHADQLGFFGDATPAVDPALTRLADAVGALEPEQMTPLQALTTLASLKESMKESMKESMKDAGTGASRRVTAS from the coding sequence GTGAGTGGGTCCGCCTCATCGGCCACGCCGCTGATGCAGCAGTATCGGGAAATCAAAGCGCGTCATCAGAACGCGATTCTGTTTTTCCGGATGGGCGACTTCTACGAGATGTTCTACGAAGACGCCGAGATCGCGTCCCGCGCCATCGGGCTGACACTCACGTCGCGCAACAACGGCGGCGCGGCCGAAGTTCCCCTGGCCGGCATTCCGGTCAAGGCGGCCGCGGAGTATCTGCGCCGTCTCGTGAGTCAGGGCCATCGGGTGGCGATCTGCGAGCAGGTGGAAGACCCCAAGCTCGCCAAGGGCATCGTGAAGCGCGAAGTGATCGAAACGATCACACCGGGCGCGGTGTTTGCCGACGATCTGCTGGACGGTGCGCGGGCGAACTATGTGTGCGCATTGGCCATGGTGCGCGATGTGTCACGTGATGCATCGCGTGACGCCGTTCCGGTGGGCATTGCCGCGGCCGATCTGAGCACGGGGGAGTTGCGTCTCTTCGGCGCCACGGTGAGCGACGCCTCTGCGGTGCTGGCGCGTCTCGCGCCACGGGAACTGTTGCTGGTGAAGAACAGTGCCCACGCGGAGCTCACCGCGGCGTTGCAGGTGGCCGAGCAGGCGCTCGTGAGCATGCGCGAAGGGTGGGAGTTCGACGCGCAACTCGCGGCCGACGAACTGGCCCGTCAGTTCCAGGTGCAGAGTCTCGAGGGATTCGGACTCGGTGCCGACGATGCCGCCGCCGTGGGTGCCGCCGGCGCGTTGCTGCGGTATCTGCGTGAATTGCAGCCGGGTGGGCTGCCGCATCTCGCGCGTCCCACGTTCGAGCGCACCGGTGGCGTGATGCCACTGGACGAAATGACGCGTCGCAATCTCGAGCTGGTGGAATCGCTGCGCGGCGATCAGGGGCGCGATGCGAACGGCACGCTGCTGTCGGTGCTCGATCGTACCACCACCCCGATGGGGCACCGTCTGTTGCGGCAGTGGTTGCTGGCGCCGCTGCTGGAGCAGACCGCCATCACCTCGCGTCTGGATGCGGTGACGGCACTCGTGCGCGATCCGGTGGGCCGGGCGGCTCTGCGTGACGCGCTCGATGGTGTGCGCGATGTGGAGCGCCTGGCGAGCAAGGCCGCGGCTGGCCGGGCCACGCCGCGCGAATTGCGCGCATTGGGTGATTCGCTGGCGCGGCTGCCGCTGGTGGCCAAAGCGGTGCGTGAAGTGCTGGCCCATCCCAATCAGGACGGCGCCCGCGATGGTGTCGCTGATGGTGTCGCTGATGGTGCCGCGGGTGGTGTCCTGCGTGCGATGCTGAACGAATGGGACGATGGCACCGACTGCGCGAGTCGACTCGTCACGATGCTCGTGGCGCGACCACCGCTCGCCATCGGCGAGGAAGACACGATCGCTCCCGGCGTGGATGCCGAGCTCGACGAACTGCGCGCGCTGCGTGACGGCGGTCGGGACGCCATCGCCACCATCCAGCAGCAGGAGCGCGCGCGGACGGGCATCGCCTCGCTCAAGGTGGGCTACAACAAGGTGTTCGGGTACTTCCTCGAAATCTCGAACGCCAACCGTCACCTCGTGCCCGACGACTATCAGCGCCGGCAGACGCTGACGGGCGCCGAACGGTATGTCACACCGGCGCTCAAGGAGTACGAGGAGAAGGTGTTGAACGCCGCCGAACGGATCGAAGCCCGCGAGCGCGAGCTGTTCGAAGGATTGCGCCGCGCGGCCGGTGCGGACATCACGCGGTGGCAGCAGGTGGCGCGCCGTGTGGCGACCATCGACGTCCTCGCGAGTTTTGCCGACGTGGCGGAGCGTGAGCAGTACGTGCGACCCGTGCTGCACGATGGTTTCCAGCTCGATATCCACGCCGGTCGTCATCCGGTGGTCGAGCGCATGATGCCGCGGGAGAAGTTCATTCCCAACGATCTGCACTTCACCGACGACGCGCAGCTCATCGTGCTCACCGGGCCGAACATGGCCGGCAAGAGCACGATCCTGCGGCAGATCGGTCTGATTCAGCTGATGGCGCAGGTGGGGATGTACGTGCCCGCCCGCGAGGCGTATCTGCCCATCGTGGACCGGTTGTTCACCCGCGTGGGCGCGAGCGACAATCTGGTGCGTGGGCAGAGCACGTTCATGGTGGAGATGAGCGAAACGAGCGCCATTCTCCACACCGCCACGAAGCGGTCACTGGTGCTGCTCGATGAGATCGGTCGCGGCACGAGCACGTACGACGGCGTTTCGATCGCGTGGAGCGTGAGCGAACATCTGCACGATGCGATCGGATGCAAGACGGTGTTCGCGACCCACTATCACGAACTCACGCAGTTGGCGAACGAGTTGAGCGGCGTGCGCAATTTCACCGTGGCCGTGCGCGAGGTGGGTGATCAGGTGCTGTTCCTGCACCGGCTCATTCCGGGCGGCGCCGATCGTTCGTATGGCATCGAGGTGGGACGTCTGGCCGGACTGCCGGCTCCGGTCATCACGCGGGCCAAGGAAGTGCTGGCGTTGCTCGAGGGGGAAGGGGAACAGATGGCGGCCCGCCTCACGGCCGACGGCATGCAGGCCCCCTCCAGCACGAAGCGTCGTGGTCCGCGTCTCAAGCATCAGATGCATGCCGATCAACTGGGTTTCTTCGGAGACGCCACACCCGCGGTGGATCCCGCGCTCACCCGTCTGGCCGATGCCGTCGGTGCGCTCGAGCCGGAGCAGATGACGCCGCTGCAGGCGCTCACCACCCTGGCGTCGCTCAAGGAGTCGATGAAAGAATCGATGAAGGAGTCGATGAAGGACGCCGGGACAGGCGCGTCGCGCCGGGTGACGGCGTCGTGA
- a CDS encoding glutaminyl-peptide cyclotransferase, with protein sequence MPILSALRRSRAASVMILLATVGLVGTAGAFGACSEGNTGGATDSDGAASVTPRTPTYTFDVVNIYPHDAGAFTQGLQWHDNRLFESTGQVGTSGLREVDLVSGRVVRQQPLEAPHFGEGMVILGDKLYQLTWQSGKAFTYDWKTFTRNGSFSYDGEGWGLTTDGTALIMSNGSSSLVWRDPKTFEVIKTLAVTDRGTPVAALNELEWVKGEIWANVWQSDSIARIDPNTGAVLGWIDLSNLLPKIDRTGHEDVLNGIAYDAAKDRIFVTGKLWPKLYEITLKTR encoded by the coding sequence ATGCCGATACTCTCCGCTCTCCGTCGCTCCCGCGCCGCGTCCGTGATGATTCTTCTCGCCACGGTCGGGCTGGTGGGCACGGCCGGCGCATTCGGCGCGTGCAGTGAAGGCAACACGGGGGGCGCCACCGACAGCGATGGGGCGGCCTCGGTCACCCCACGCACGCCCACGTACACGTTCGATGTCGTGAACATCTATCCCCACGATGCGGGGGCGTTCACGCAGGGCCTGCAGTGGCACGACAACCGGCTCTTCGAGAGCACGGGCCAGGTGGGAACCTCGGGACTCCGCGAAGTGGATCTCGTCAGCGGACGTGTGGTCCGTCAGCAGCCCCTCGAAGCGCCGCATTTCGGGGAAGGCATGGTCATTCTGGGGGACAAGCTCTACCAGCTCACCTGGCAGAGCGGCAAGGCGTTCACCTACGACTGGAAGACGTTCACGCGCAACGGATCGTTCTCGTACGACGGCGAAGGCTGGGGCCTCACGACCGACGGCACGGCGCTCATCATGAGCAACGGTTCGTCGAGTCTGGTGTGGCGCGATCCGAAGACGTTCGAAGTCATCAAGACCCTCGCCGTCACCGATCGTGGCACACCGGTGGCCGCGCTGAACGAACTGGAATGGGTGAAGGGTGAGATCTGGGCCAACGTGTGGCAGAGCGATTCCATCGCCCGCATCGACCCGAACACCGGCGCCGTCCTCGGCTGGATCGATCTGTCGAATCTCCTGCCGAAGATCGATCGCACGGGCCACGAAGACGTCCTCAACGGCATCGCGTACGACGCGGCGAAGGACCGGATCTTCGTGACCGGAAAGCTGTGGCCGAAACTCTACGAGATCACGCTCAAGACGCGCTGA
- a CDS encoding zf-HC2 domain-containing protein, translating to MDCKQFRKQHLAYLDNTLSGEATAAAQHHVMTCDPCAAHDALVRRSLMVARSLPTLEPSSEFQARLRQRLATCRSEDGRYPAGDELGLPRHRSSKALLAVAASAMLGVFAVRAFQHDRPSTMSMQPVIASQSSLRAPRAMSAPPPVRAVPMPVLMPTDAASAMPVYVTPALLQAMATGNPVWPAAMIVEDAPMQLVSAHYSFEVR from the coding sequence ATGGACTGCAAGCAATTCCGCAAACAGCACCTCGCCTATCTCGACAACACCCTGTCGGGCGAGGCGACCGCCGCCGCACAGCATCATGTGATGACCTGTGATCCGTGCGCGGCCCACGATGCGCTGGTGCGCCGTTCTCTCATGGTCGCCAGAAGTCTTCCGACACTGGAACCCAGCAGTGAATTCCAGGCGCGATTGCGGCAGCGATTGGCGACCTGTCGATCGGAGGACGGTCGATACCCGGCGGGAGATGAGCTCGGCCTTCCCCGCCACCGATCGTCCAAAGCCCTTCTCGCCGTGGCGGCGAGTGCGATGCTGGGAGTGTTTGCCGTCCGCGCATTCCAGCATGACCGTCCCTCGACAATGTCCATGCAGCCGGTGATTGCTTCCCAGTCTTCCTTGCGTGCGCCCCGCGCCATGTCCGCGCCACCACCGGTCCGTGCGGTTCCCATGCCGGTGCTCATGCCGACCGACGCCGCGTCGGCGATGCCGGTGTACGTGACACCCGCACTGCTGCAGGCGATGGCCACCGGGAATCCCGTCTGGCCCGCCGCCATGATCGTGGAAGACGCGCCCATGCAACTCGTCAGCGCGCACTATTCCTTCGAGGTACGCTGA